The following coding sequences lie in one Seriola aureovittata isolate HTS-2021-v1 ecotype China chromosome 5, ASM2101889v1, whole genome shotgun sequence genomic window:
- the rab3c gene encoding ras-related protein Rab-3C isoform X2 yields the protein MAATQDVKGKGEGGDQNFDYMFKLLIIGNSSVGKTSFLFRYADDAFTSAFVSTVGIDFKVKTVYKNDKRIKLQIWDTAGQERYRTITTAYYRGAMGFILMYDITNEESFGAVQDWSTQIKTYSWDNAQVVLAGNKCDMEEERVVSVDSGRLLAEQLGFEFFETSAKDNVNVKQTFERLVDLICDKMSESLDTDPAVTTGAPTAKLTDSAPPLQQPGCNC from the exons atgGCTGCTACTCAGGATGTGAAagggaagggagagggaggggaccAAAACTTTGACTACATGTTCAAGCTGCTGATCATTGGCAACAGCAGTGTGGGCAAAACGTCTTTCCTGTTCCGCTATGCCGATGACGCCTTCACCTCGGCCTTCGTCAGCACAGTAGGCATCGACTTCAAAGTGAAGACTGTGTACAAGAATGACAAGAGGATCAAACTGCAGATCTGG GACACAGCAGGCCAGGAGCGATACAGGACCATCACCACTGCCTACTACCGTGGGGCTATGGGCTTCATTCTCATGTATGACATCACCAACGAGGAGTCCTTTGGCGCTGTGCAGGACTG GTCGACCCAGATAAAAACCTACTCATGGGATAATGCACAGGTGGTGCTGGCAGGGAATAAATGTGatatggaggaagagagagtggtCTCAGTGGATAGTGGCAGACTGCTGGCAGAACAGTTGG GTTTTGAGTTCTTTGAGACAAGCGCCAAGGACAACGTCAACGTGAAGCAGACCTTCGAACGTCTCGTCGACCTAATTTGCGACAAGATGTCCGAGAGCTTGGACACTGATCCGGCCGTCACCACGGGAGCCCCCACTGCCAAACTCACAGACAGCGCTCCGCCCCTCCAGCAGCCCGGGTGCAACTGTTAG
- the rab3c gene encoding ras-related protein Rab-3C isoform X1, which produces MDLYGKMAATQDVKGKGEGGDQNFDYMFKLLIIGNSSVGKTSFLFRYADDAFTSAFVSTVGIDFKVKTVYKNDKRIKLQIWDTAGQERYRTITTAYYRGAMGFILMYDITNEESFGAVQDWSTQIKTYSWDNAQVVLAGNKCDMEEERVVSVDSGRLLAEQLGFEFFETSAKDNVNVKQTFERLVDLICDKMSESLDTDPAVTTGAPTAKLTDSAPPLQQPGCNC; this is translated from the exons ATGGATTTATATGGGAAG atgGCTGCTACTCAGGATGTGAAagggaagggagagggaggggaccAAAACTTTGACTACATGTTCAAGCTGCTGATCATTGGCAACAGCAGTGTGGGCAAAACGTCTTTCCTGTTCCGCTATGCCGATGACGCCTTCACCTCGGCCTTCGTCAGCACAGTAGGCATCGACTTCAAAGTGAAGACTGTGTACAAGAATGACAAGAGGATCAAACTGCAGATCTGG GACACAGCAGGCCAGGAGCGATACAGGACCATCACCACTGCCTACTACCGTGGGGCTATGGGCTTCATTCTCATGTATGACATCACCAACGAGGAGTCCTTTGGCGCTGTGCAGGACTG GTCGACCCAGATAAAAACCTACTCATGGGATAATGCACAGGTGGTGCTGGCAGGGAATAAATGTGatatggaggaagagagagtggtCTCAGTGGATAGTGGCAGACTGCTGGCAGAACAGTTGG GTTTTGAGTTCTTTGAGACAAGCGCCAAGGACAACGTCAACGTGAAGCAGACCTTCGAACGTCTCGTCGACCTAATTTGCGACAAGATGTCCGAGAGCTTGGACACTGATCCGGCCGTCACCACGGGAGCCCCCACTGCCAAACTCACAGACAGCGCTCCGCCCCTCCAGCAGCCCGGGTGCAACTGTTAG